In one window of Tellurirhabdus rosea DNA:
- a CDS encoding vanadium-dependent haloperoxidase, whose protein sequence is MKKRLLWMLAAGSLWVAVGCQPKAKPEEYNPKAANPELYHRSVEQLTKVVIHDIFSPPVASRIYSYANLAGYEAMLPGTPGYESLAGKVRKFTAPPKPEPGQEYCFPLASTKAFLTVARALTFSADKFDEYEKSFFEEYHKMGIPEEVFERSVAYGEAVAKHVLDHAGKDSYKQTRGFKHTVTNVEGTWVPTPPAYMDAAEPQWMKIRCWVMDTCSQFMPPRPAPYSVTKSSPFYKLAEEVYTIGKTMTEDQKNIAYFWDDNAFVMNVAGHVSYASKKMTPGGHWLHIAATIARQQKADFAKSVEAYALTSFALSDGFISCWDEKYRSNRVRPETVINKYIDPKWQPFLQTPPFPEYTSGHSVISAAAAEVLTNLYGDNIAFTDSTEHPYGHGVRSFKSFRQAAVEASYSRLYGGIHFRDALEIGNLQGRQLGEYVVEKLKTKKESVIAAK, encoded by the coding sequence ATGAAGAAACGTCTCCTGTGGATGCTGGCTGCCGGAAGCCTCTGGGTTGCCGTCGGATGCCAGCCAAAAGCTAAACCGGAAGAGTACAATCCCAAAGCCGCCAATCCCGAGCTTTACCACCGCAGTGTCGAGCAGCTGACCAAAGTGGTGATTCACGACATTTTCTCGCCGCCGGTCGCCAGCCGGATTTATTCCTACGCCAATCTGGCCGGCTACGAGGCCATGCTGCCCGGCACGCCGGGCTATGAGTCGCTGGCGGGCAAAGTCCGGAAATTTACCGCTCCGCCGAAACCCGAACCCGGCCAGGAATACTGCTTCCCGCTGGCCAGCACCAAAGCGTTTCTGACCGTTGCCCGGGCGCTGACCTTCTCGGCGGACAAGTTCGACGAGTACGAAAAGAGCTTTTTCGAAGAATACCACAAAATGGGCATACCCGAGGAGGTGTTCGAACGATCGGTGGCGTACGGAGAGGCCGTTGCCAAGCACGTGCTCGACCATGCGGGCAAGGACTCCTATAAGCAGACGCGGGGTTTCAAGCATACCGTCACGAACGTGGAAGGCACCTGGGTTCCGACGCCCCCGGCCTACATGGACGCCGCCGAGCCGCAATGGATGAAAATCCGCTGCTGGGTGATGGATACCTGCTCGCAGTTTATGCCGCCGCGCCCGGCCCCCTACAGCGTGACCAAAAGCAGTCCGTTCTACAAACTGGCGGAAGAGGTGTATACCATCGGCAAAACGATGACGGAAGACCAGAAGAACATTGCCTATTTCTGGGACGATAATGCATTTGTGATGAACGTCGCCGGGCACGTCTCGTACGCTTCCAAGAAAATGACGCCGGGTGGTCACTGGCTGCATATTGCGGCGACCATCGCCCGCCAGCAGAAGGCCGATTTTGCCAAAAGCGTGGAGGCGTACGCCCTGACCTCTTTCGCCCTGTCCGACGGCTTTATCAGCTGCTGGGATGAAAAGTACCGCTCGAACCGCGTCCGTCCCGAAACGGTCATCAACAAGTACATCGACCCGAAATGGCAGCCGTTTCTGCAGACGCCGCCGTTCCCGGAATACACCAGCGGCCACAGCGTGATTTCCGCCGCCGCCGCCGAGGTCCTGACGAACCTGTACGGCGACAACATCGCGTTTACCGATTCAACCGAACATCCGTACGGGCATGGCGTTCGGTCATTCAAATCATTCCGGCAGGCCGCCGTGGAGGCTTCCTACAGCCGGCTGTACGGCGGCATCCACTTCCGCGACGCGCTGGAAATAGGCAATCTCCAGGGCCGCCAGCTCGGCGAATACGTCGTCGAGAAGCTGAAAACGAAGAAGGAAAGCGTGATTGCGGCGAAATAA
- a CDS encoding Hint domain-containing protein, producing MKKILFAAMFALASLIATAQEAKRGITAAEYALAKAVTFKNVEKDTYVKANGLLFDRDDEKAPYVFKFSDGIERRVYFFSLYEAQSMKSLGQLAVFYTPKDGKMQKVCVPNAEADRAVWGQYIDDLKDANKAADGFAVCLAFALSKESSGPVKTDGATAEKDHNEFCFAGSSYVLMADGTEKPIGQVKVGEQVGGLKSETVLAVNAHQGSFTLTRILLEPAQQLWASHVTSSGHVELEATANHPILTAKGRVAAGDLRKGDVVFVEDAATGSYRMATVVFVQDAARVVNQVYSLTTSGGAYVVDGAVVLDK from the coding sequence ATGAAAAAGATCCTTTTCGCGGCCATGTTTGCTCTGGCCAGCCTGATCGCAACGGCGCAGGAAGCCAAGCGGGGAATTACGGCCGCCGAGTATGCCCTGGCCAAAGCCGTGACGTTCAAGAATGTCGAAAAAGATACCTACGTCAAAGCGAACGGACTGCTGTTCGATCGCGACGACGAAAAAGCGCCCTACGTGTTCAAATTCAGCGACGGCATCGAGCGGCGCGTCTATTTCTTCTCCCTCTACGAAGCCCAGAGCATGAAAAGCCTCGGTCAGCTGGCGGTGTTTTATACGCCCAAAGACGGCAAGATGCAGAAAGTGTGCGTTCCGAATGCGGAAGCCGACCGGGCTGTCTGGGGTCAGTACATCGACGACCTGAAAGACGCCAACAAGGCCGCCGACGGGTTTGCCGTCTGCCTGGCCTTTGCGCTGTCGAAAGAGTCGTCGGGTCCGGTAAAAACCGACGGGGCCACTGCGGAGAAGGATCATAACGAATTCTGTTTCGCCGGAAGCTCGTACGTGCTGATGGCCGACGGAACGGAGAAACCCATCGGGCAGGTGAAGGTGGGCGAACAGGTTGGCGGCCTGAAGTCCGAAACCGTGCTGGCCGTGAATGCCCACCAAGGCTCATTTACCCTGACCCGGATTCTGCTCGAACCGGCCCAGCAGCTTTGGGCCTCGCACGTCACGTCGTCCGGCCACGTAGAACTGGAAGCCACGGCCAACCACCCCATCCTGACCGCCAAAGGCCGGGTCGCCGCCGGTGACCTGCGGAAAGGTGATGTTGTCTTCGTGGAAGACGCCGCGACCGGCTCCTACCGCATGGCGACGGTGGTCTTCGTACAAGATGCCGCCCGGGTCGTCAATCAGGTATATTCCCTAACCACCTCAGGCGGCGCCTACGTAGTGGACGGCGCCGTGGTGCTGGATAAATAA
- a CDS encoding SusC/RagA family TonB-linked outer membrane protein: MKRFILTTVCCALGLLSAMAQTRFVTGKISSKDEGALPGVSVVVKDTRTGVISDATGSYKISLPDGATALVFSFIGYTTQEIAIGNRTTIDLEMLPDVRALQEVVVTAFGIEKEKKALGYTVQEVKGTQLVEARSSNVVNALSGRIAGVRVNSNGGPGSGSTVQIRGSSSISGNNQPLVVIDGVPIDQSTSQKVSDGEKQFGGGLSEISPDNIKEISVLKGPNAAALYGSRAANGVILITTKNGAGTKGLGIEYNGNMTFDRPLVKPKFQNTYGGGNGYRTWYSDGWSGVIQPDAYDQYRAAYGTITPGVTTGTDGTDESWGAPMDGRLVRQWWTGKDVAPLTPQPDNWEGYWETGKTQSHNIALSGANDKGNFRLSMGRLDQTGIMYGNDYYRNNFKLNTGYNFTPKLSVTMSAEYIKSGSDNRSFQGGDQFIWSHRHTNWEQLKDYQAYTATHIQRAVPGRLPDNDPPNWQHTFFTNPFFAQDRLPSSNEKDRLVGNIALNYKFTPSLSLLLRSGTDFWSDTRINIINFDRVRNGNRTQGQYSEEVLRSQETNSDFMFTFNKALSSVFSTTAQFGGIQRSNYYKRNFTQVNALVVDGVYNLANSIPSQNTVASRIEKAEMQSLFGTYQLAYNNAVFLDLTARNDWSSTLPSNARSYFYPSASLSAVLTDLVAVPGNTLSFAKVRASWAQVGNDAQPYQLMPTYRSGGSWDGSTPQYFENLTIPNVDLKPEITTGVELGLDVRLYKGRVGLDLTYYDQLSRNQILGVEISKASGYNSRILNAGRIANKGIEVVLTGTPLKSRNGLTWDMTVNFARNRNKVLELAEGLTTFVLQERRGLTSEARVGQPYGTLYGIGFEHAPDGQIIYKDGLPVVSTTPRVLGNVQPKWTGGFLNSLTYKGITLSALIDVRMGGSLFDEGTGTARWTGQYEETAVGREEGIIGKGVKVVKTNADGSVEYAPNDIIVATNQLIGYNNPRRYHEAAIFDASYVKLREMTIGYTIPERILPGKFIRSARVSAVGRNLAILFKNTPHIDPEVDRFGGNRQGFAYGELPSSRSIGFNLALGF; this comes from the coding sequence ATGAAACGATTTATACTCACGACGGTTTGCTGTGCGCTTGGGCTGCTATCTGCGATGGCCCAGACGCGCTTTGTGACCGGGAAAATCTCCTCCAAGGACGAAGGCGCGCTTCCCGGTGTCAGTGTAGTGGTAAAAGATACCCGTACCGGCGTAATCAGCGACGCCACCGGCTCCTATAAAATCAGCCTGCCCGACGGGGCCACGGCCCTGGTTTTCAGCTTTATCGGCTACACCACCCAGGAAATTGCCATCGGCAACCGCACGACCATCGATCTGGAAATGCTCCCCGACGTCCGCGCCCTGCAGGAAGTGGTGGTGACGGCCTTCGGGATCGAGAAAGAAAAGAAAGCACTTGGCTATACCGTCCAGGAGGTGAAAGGAACCCAGCTCGTGGAAGCCCGGTCGAGTAACGTGGTCAACGCGCTTTCGGGCCGGATTGCCGGGGTGCGGGTCAACAGCAACGGGGGACCGGGCAGCGGCTCGACCGTCCAGATCCGCGGCAGCTCGTCCATCTCGGGCAACAACCAGCCGCTGGTCGTTATCGACGGCGTGCCCATCGACCAGAGTACCTCCCAGAAAGTCTCCGACGGCGAGAAGCAGTTCGGCGGCGGTCTGTCGGAAATCAGCCCGGACAACATCAAGGAAATTTCGGTCCTCAAAGGCCCGAACGCGGCGGCGCTGTACGGCTCCCGGGCCGCCAACGGCGTTATCCTGATTACGACCAAAAACGGCGCAGGTACCAAGGGCCTCGGCATCGAATACAACGGCAACATGACGTTCGATCGTCCGCTGGTGAAGCCGAAATTCCAGAACACCTACGGCGGCGGCAACGGCTACCGGACCTGGTATTCGGACGGCTGGAGCGGCGTGATTCAACCCGATGCCTACGACCAGTACCGGGCCGCTTACGGCACGATTACGCCGGGCGTCACAACGGGCACCGACGGCACCGACGAAAGCTGGGGCGCTCCCATGGACGGCCGCCTGGTCCGCCAGTGGTGGACCGGCAAGGACGTGGCACCGCTGACCCCGCAGCCCGACAACTGGGAAGGCTACTGGGAAACGGGCAAAACGCAGTCGCACAACATCGCCCTGTCGGGTGCCAACGACAAAGGCAACTTCCGCCTGTCGATGGGCCGCCTGGACCAGACGGGCATCATGTACGGCAACGATTACTACCGCAACAACTTCAAACTCAACACCGGCTACAACTTCACGCCGAAACTGTCGGTAACGATGTCGGCCGAATACATCAAATCGGGCTCGGATAACCGGAGCTTTCAGGGCGGCGACCAGTTCATCTGGTCCCACCGGCACACCAACTGGGAGCAGCTGAAAGATTACCAGGCGTACACCGCAACGCATATCCAGCGGGCCGTTCCCGGCCGCCTGCCCGACAACGATCCGCCCAACTGGCAGCACACGTTCTTCACGAACCCGTTCTTTGCTCAAGACAGGCTGCCTTCGTCCAACGAGAAGGACCGGCTGGTGGGCAACATCGCCCTGAACTACAAATTTACGCCCTCCCTCTCGCTGCTGCTGCGGTCAGGAACGGACTTCTGGAGCGACACCCGCATCAACATCATCAACTTCGACCGGGTCCGCAACGGCAACCGGACGCAGGGCCAGTATTCTGAGGAAGTTTTGCGGTCGCAGGAGACCAACAGCGACTTCATGTTTACGTTCAACAAGGCGCTGTCTTCGGTGTTCTCGACCACGGCTCAGTTTGGCGGCATTCAGCGGAGCAACTACTACAAGCGGAACTTCACGCAGGTGAATGCTCTGGTCGTCGACGGCGTTTACAACCTTGCCAACTCCATTCCGAGCCAGAACACGGTCGCCAGCCGGATTGAAAAAGCCGAAATGCAAAGCCTTTTCGGAACGTACCAACTGGCCTACAACAATGCCGTTTTTCTGGACCTGACCGCCCGCAACGACTGGTCGAGCACGCTGCCGAGCAACGCCCGTTCGTACTTCTACCCCTCGGCTTCGCTGAGCGCCGTTCTGACGGACCTCGTGGCGGTGCCGGGCAACACGCTCTCGTTTGCCAAAGTCCGGGCGAGCTGGGCGCAGGTAGGTAACGACGCCCAGCCCTACCAGCTGATGCCGACCTACCGCTCCGGCGGGTCGTGGGACGGCTCCACGCCGCAATACTTCGAAAACCTGACTATCCCCAACGTGGATCTGAAACCCGAAATCACGACGGGCGTTGAACTGGGTCTCGATGTTCGGCTGTACAAAGGGCGCGTAGGCCTCGACCTGACGTATTACGACCAGCTTTCGCGCAACCAGATTCTGGGTGTCGAAATCTCGAAAGCCAGCGGGTACAACAGCCGAATCCTGAATGCCGGCCGGATTGCCAACAAAGGAATTGAGGTGGTGCTGACCGGCACGCCGCTGAAGTCGCGGAACGGCCTGACCTGGGATATGACCGTCAACTTCGCCCGCAACCGCAACAAGGTGCTTGAGCTGGCGGAGGGCCTGACCACGTTTGTCCTCCAGGAGCGCCGCGGCCTCACCTCGGAAGCCCGGGTGGGCCAGCCCTACGGAACGCTGTACGGCATTGGCTTCGAGCACGCACCCGACGGACAGATCATCTACAAGGACGGCCTGCCGGTGGTATCGACCACGCCCCGCGTGCTGGGCAACGTTCAGCCGAAGTGGACGGGCGGTTTCCTGAACTCGCTTACGTACAAAGGCATCACGCTCTCGGCGCTGATCGACGTCCGGATGGGTGGCAGCCTCTTCGATGAAGGTACGGGCACGGCCCGGTGGACGGGTCAATATGAAGAAACGGCCGTCGGTCGGGAAGAAGGCATCATCGGCAAAGGCGTGAAAGTGGTCAAAACGAATGCCGACGGCAGTGTGGAATACGCGCCGAACGACATCATCGTGGCTACCAACCAGCTGATCGGTTACAACAACCCGCGCCGGTACCACGAAGCCGCCATTTTCGACGCCAGCTACGTCAAACTGCGCGAGATGACCATCGGCTACACCATTCCGGAACGCATCCTGCCCGGCAAGTTCATCCGCTCGGCCCGCGTTTCGGCGGTCGGTCGTAACCTGGCGATTCTCTTCAAGAACACGCCGCACATCGATCCGGAAGTGGACCGCTTCGGCGGCAACCGCCAGGGCTTCGCCTACGGTGAACTGCCCTCCTCCCGCAGCATTGGCTTCAACCTCGCACTGGGCTTTTAA
- a CDS encoding flavin monoamine oxidase family protein, translating into MTRRFFIERSGFAYMAMMGLGLVPEAPAKAFNPERTVTGKKVIILGGGLAGLCSAFELGKLGYDCTLLEARNRPGGRVWTVRNGTTETEIGGTAQTCQYENGHYFNAGAGRIPHTHAITLHYCRELGLKLETFINVNESAYLYMDGGSGALANRVMRQREFHNDLRGFTAELLAKASDQHLLDQEMTKDDVEQLLSYLSIEGDLTPDKMYKATERRGYKVAQGGYHKPGESSSPYRLLDYIRSGMFHPSLSNFGEYTLYQQPPMLQPVGGMDAIPRAFEKALPGKVRYGAEVLEIRKTEPGVRIVYRDQKTGKTTEIKGDYCICTIPLPVLRNIPSDLSPKVQKAADFVPYVNTGKIGIQFKRRFWEEDDSIYGGLSKTNMDINQIIYPSQDMLGKGGVLWGYYNFNEKAVKLGNLSVKEREALALEQGSKIHPQYRKEFAAAFSLAWHKIPYNQGGWANWSTEARARHYKALTEPDDEIYFAGEHVSYLTAWMAGALDSAREAVARLHKRVSEPVASNGK; encoded by the coding sequence ATGACAAGACGCTTTTTCATTGAACGTTCGGGGTTTGCGTATATGGCGATGATGGGTCTGGGACTTGTGCCCGAAGCGCCCGCCAAAGCCTTTAATCCGGAACGGACAGTAACGGGTAAGAAAGTAATTATTCTGGGCGGTGGACTGGCCGGACTTTGCTCCGCGTTCGAACTGGGCAAACTCGGCTACGATTGTACCCTTCTCGAAGCCCGCAACCGGCCGGGCGGGCGCGTCTGGACGGTCCGGAACGGCACCACGGAAACCGAAATCGGCGGAACGGCGCAGACGTGCCAGTACGAAAACGGGCATTACTTCAATGCTGGAGCCGGCCGGATTCCGCACACGCACGCCATCACGCTGCACTACTGCCGGGAGCTGGGACTGAAACTGGAAACCTTTATCAACGTCAACGAGTCGGCGTACCTGTACATGGACGGCGGCTCGGGCGCGCTGGCCAACCGGGTCATGCGCCAGCGTGAGTTTCACAACGACCTCCGGGGCTTCACGGCCGAACTGCTGGCCAAAGCGTCCGACCAGCACCTGCTGGATCAGGAAATGACCAAAGACGACGTGGAGCAGCTGCTTTCCTACCTGAGCATCGAAGGCGATCTGACGCCCGACAAGATGTACAAGGCGACCGAACGGCGGGGGTACAAAGTCGCCCAGGGCGGCTACCACAAGCCCGGCGAAAGCAGTTCGCCGTACCGGCTGCTGGATTACATCCGGTCGGGCATGTTCCATCCCAGTCTGTCCAACTTCGGGGAGTATACGCTGTACCAGCAGCCGCCGATGCTTCAGCCGGTGGGCGGCATGGATGCCATTCCGCGGGCGTTCGAGAAGGCCCTGCCGGGCAAGGTCCGCTACGGAGCCGAAGTCCTCGAAATCCGGAAAACCGAGCCGGGCGTCCGGATTGTGTACCGCGATCAGAAAACGGGCAAAACGACCGAAATAAAAGGCGATTACTGCATCTGCACGATTCCGCTGCCGGTGCTGCGGAACATTCCGTCGGACCTGTCGCCGAAAGTGCAGAAAGCCGCCGACTTTGTGCCGTACGTGAATACCGGAAAAATCGGAATTCAGTTTAAACGACGGTTCTGGGAAGAAGACGATTCGATTTACGGCGGGTTGTCCAAAACCAACATGGACATTAACCAGATCATTTATCCGTCGCAGGATATGCTGGGCAAGGGGGGCGTTCTGTGGGGTTATTACAACTTTAACGAAAAGGCGGTGAAGCTGGGGAATCTGTCCGTCAAAGAGCGCGAGGCGCTGGCACTGGAACAGGGCAGCAAAATTCACCCGCAGTACCGGAAGGAATTTGCGGCGGCGTTTTCGCTGGCCTGGCACAAGATTCCCTACAACCAGGGCGGCTGGGCGAACTGGTCGACCGAAGCGCGGGCGCGCCATTACAAGGCGTTGACCGAACCGGATGATGAAATTTATTTTGCCGGCGAACACGTCAGTTACCTGACGGCCTGGATGGCCGGCGCGCTGGACTCGGCCCGCGAAGCGGTTGCCCGTCTGCACAAGCGCGTCAGCGAACCGGTGGCCTCCAACGGCAAGTAG
- a CDS encoding pyridoxal phosphate-dependent aminotransferase has translation MASVFSRRDWIKSGLLASAGTMALPHLAQAAPAAALTGPYGAVYLERHRELAHEAALAAAPQLKARLSANENPWGPSAKAKEALIKSVDTSFLYAGPVVMELRKLIAAEAGVPEDYILLGAGSSELLMASLMLYGPKGKVLMADPCYISNRDDQSDNSGMQFDKVALTKDYQYDLSAMATRVDGKTSMVYVCNPNNPTGVILPSAQLRSFCESISPKAPVLVDEAYIDYAKDIKTDSMVDCVRKGQNVIVLRTMSKLHAFAGLRVGYAIAQPAVIKELRRYCSGGFSISTPSASAALASLRDSEFQQFTLKKTAESKAYLYDFLKSAGYTWLPSSTNFVLFPLRMKGQTFLKSMMEQGVSVRRWEFDQQHWCRVSIGTLDEMKMFAQAFEKVVS, from the coding sequence ATGGCATCTGTATTTTCTCGTCGTGACTGGATCAAGTCTGGATTGCTGGCTTCGGCCGGAACAATGGCGCTTCCGCACCTGGCGCAAGCCGCACCGGCCGCGGCGCTTACCGGCCCCTATGGCGCCGTTTACCTGGAGCGCCACCGCGAACTGGCCCACGAAGCGGCCCTGGCGGCGGCTCCCCAGCTGAAGGCCCGGCTGTCGGCCAACGAAAATCCCTGGGGACCTTCGGCCAAAGCAAAAGAGGCGCTCATCAAATCCGTGGATACGTCTTTCCTCTACGCCGGTCCGGTGGTTATGGAACTGCGGAAGCTGATTGCCGCCGAGGCGGGAGTGCCCGAAGATTACATCCTGCTCGGAGCCGGTTCGTCGGAACTGCTCATGGCCAGCCTCATGCTCTACGGACCTAAAGGCAAGGTCCTGATGGCCGACCCCTGCTACATTTCCAACCGCGACGACCAGAGCGACAACAGCGGCATGCAGTTCGACAAAGTGGCGCTGACCAAGGATTACCAGTACGATCTGTCGGCGATGGCGACCCGCGTGGACGGCAAGACCAGCATGGTGTACGTCTGTAATCCCAACAACCCGACCGGCGTTATCCTGCCCTCGGCCCAACTGCGGTCGTTCTGCGAAAGCATCTCACCGAAAGCGCCGGTACTGGTAGACGAAGCGTACATCGATTACGCCAAGGACATCAAAACGGATTCGATGGTGGATTGTGTCCGGAAAGGCCAGAACGTGATTGTCCTGCGCACCATGTCGAAGCTGCACGCCTTTGCGGGTCTGCGGGTAGGCTACGCCATTGCCCAGCCGGCCGTCATCAAAGAACTGCGCCGCTACTGCTCCGGGGGCTTCTCGATCTCGACGCCGTCGGCTTCGGCGGCCCTGGCTAGTCTGAGAGACAGCGAGTTCCAGCAGTTTACCCTGAAAAAAACGGCGGAGTCAAAAGCGTATCTTTACGACTTTCTGAAGAGCGCCGGATACACCTGGCTGCCATCTTCTACTAACTTTGTGCTGTTCCCGCTCCGGATGAAAGGCCAGACGTTCCTGAAGTCCATGATGGAGCAGGGCGTCAGCGTCCGCCGCTGGGAATTTGACCAGCAGCACTGGTGCCGGGTCAGCATCGGAACGCTGGACGAAATGAAGATGTTTGCGCAGGCTTTTGAGAAAGTTGTAAGTTAA